In Tumebacillus amylolyticus, the genomic stretch CCTTGCTCATCAGTCGAGAACAGAGAGAAGCGCTCCGTCAACCATGCATGAAGCGACCCCGCCTCCGCCATAAACACATCGGACGTCGGACGGTACGTACACGAGAAGTTCGCCGCCGGACCGTCGCCCCCGCGCACATTGTGGAATTCAAACACCCCGTCATTTTCCTCCAACGAGATACTCGCATCGTAATAGGGCAGATGGTACATCAACTTCGCCATCACCGACCCCAACCAAGAGTCGGCATCAATGCTGAAGAAATACACCCCCGGACGACCGTCCACCACCACATACGTCCGCAAATTCAACTCGCCAAAGTGCATCGAGAGAAAGTCCGGCTCAAGACGCAGTCGAATCCGCTTCATATAAAAAGGCACCACCGAGACGTACGCTCGACCTTCATACACGTCCAACTCCATCCCCTTGGGAATGTGCGGACGCAACGCCTCCGGGTCGAACGCATAATGCAAGAAGCACAGATTCTCCCAATCCTGCAACATCGTCCACGGCTTGTGCCGTTCGACGTCACCCTCGGTAAATGTCCCGTTAAATTCCTGATCAACTTCACGACTCATCGGGTATCTCTCCCCATTTTCAACGTAAAATACTTACAAATTGATCTTATCACAACATTCACTTCTAATGGTACAATGGAAATACCACCCAGAAAAAGGAGAGG encodes the following:
- a CDS encoding YqjF family protein, with the protein product MSREVDQEFNGTFTEGDVERHKPWTMLQDWENLCFLHYAFDPEALRPHIPKGMELDVYEGRAYVSVVPFYMKRIRLRLEPDFLSMHFGELNLRTYVVVDGRPGVYFFSIDADSWLGSVMAKLMYHLPYYDASISLEENDGVFEFHNVRGGDGPAANFSCTYRPTSDVFMAEAGSLHAWLTERFSLFSTDEQGSVFRGDIEHGKWPLQHAEVEIQENQLFEAAGLPQPLEGPKAYFAKEIVTHCWPLERIK